CGTGTTTGCGCCCGCTGACCGCGGCGATGCGCAGCGCCAGCGAGGGCTGGATGGCCTTGAGCAAGCTTGACTTGCCCACGCCCGACAGCCCCGCCAGCACCGTCTCGTGGCCGGCCAGGGCTCCCTTGAGCTCGGCCACACCCAGGCCAGTGAGGGTGCTGGCGTAGATCAGGCGGTAGCCCAGGTCGCGGTAGGGCCGCAGCGTCTGGCGGCACTCGTCGAGGTCTGGCGCGAGGTCCACCTTGTTGAGGCAGATGATGGGTTTCAATCCATAGCGCTGCGCGGCGATGAGGTAGCGATCCACCAGCTCGGGCCAAAAGGCCGGCTCGGCCCAGGAGGCCACGGCCAGGAGCTGATCGGCATTGGCCACCAGCACCTGCTGGCGCGCGGTCAGGGAAACATCCGGTCGCGCCAGGGCCGAGCGCCGCCGTTCGATGGACTCGATGACCCCCTGCCCGGGTCCGCTCAGCGACACCCGCACCCGATCGCCCACGGCCACGGCGTTGGTAAAGCCAGCGTCGCTTGCGGTGAGGCTGCCGCGCAGGGTGCACAACAGCACGCGCCCGCCCACCTCGACTCGCGCCAGACCGGTGCTGACCTCGATCACGAGGCCCTCAGGCAGGCTCGATTCCTGCGCGTCAACCGCCAGCGGGCTGACCGCGGCGTCTGCCTCCAGGCGTCTGGCGGCCAGGTCCCACATCTGCTTGCGGCGCTCTTGCTCTCCCACCGGCACGACGCGCTCTACCGCTGGTGAAGCGGCGTCGTCCCAGTCCTCATCGTCATCCGGCAGCCAGTCCCTTCTGCGGACGGCGGCCGCTTTCTTGCCTTGCTTCTTCATCTTGCGCACCTGCTGGAGCTGACCGTACTCGGCCCACTCCTGCAGCATCTTTTTGACACGCTTCTCGTCAGTCAACTCTCCATCCTCCGGGCATAATAAAAACCATGGGTGCGTGGCTGCGGCCGCCGACCCATGGTTGAGGAATGGTCAGAGGAATCCCTGCTCTGCGTCAGGGAGTCCGAGTGTTTA
The window above is part of the Chloroflexi bacterium ADurb.Bin180 genome. Proteins encoded here:
- the rsgA gene encoding putative ribosome biogenesis GTPase RsgA, with the translated sequence MTDEKRVKKMLQEWAEYGQLQQVRKMKKQGKKAAAVRRRDWLPDDDEDWDDAASPAVERVVPVGEQERRKQMWDLAARRLEADAAVSPLAVDAQESSLPEGLVIEVSTGLARVEVGGRVLLCTLRGSLTASDAGFTNAVAVGDRVRVSLSGPGQGVIESIERRRSALARPDVSLTARQQVLVANADQLLAVASWAEPAFWPELVDRYLIAAQRYGLKPIICLNKVDLAPDLDECRQTLRPYRDLGYRLIYASTLTGLGVAELKGALAGHETVLAGLSGVGKSSLLKAIQPSLALRIAAVSGRKHEGRHTTTQATLIHLDDGIVVDTPGIREFGVAGLARSELGAYYPDLLAAGPCRFPDCTHQHEPDCAVRLGVEQGRISAMRFDSYTKIRATLRA